A genomic window from Glycine max cultivar Williams 82 chromosome 17, Glycine_max_v4.0, whole genome shotgun sequence includes:
- the LOC100791569 gene encoding adenine phosphoribosyltransferase 4 isoform X1 produces MSTYRDEDPRLHDIKTKIRVVPNFPKPGIMFQDITTLLLDPKAFKDTIDLFVERYKGKNISVVAGIEARGFIFGSPIALAIGAKFVPLRKPKKLPGKVISQEYILEYGRDCLEMHVGAVEPGERALVVDDLIATGGTLCAAMDLLERVGAEVVECGCVIELPELKGRERLNGKALYVLVECFECCQ; encoded by the exons ATGTCGACTTACAGAGACGAGGATCCCCGTCTTCATGACATCAAAACTAAGATTCGTGTTGTCCCTAATTTCCCCAAACCTG GTATTATGTTCCAAGACATTACTACTCTGTTGCTCGACCCCAAAGCCTTTAAAGACACGATAGATTTGTTCGTTGAGCGATACAAAGGCAAAAACATTTCTGTTGTTGCAG gaATTGAAGCTCGGGGTTTCATTTTTGGTTCTCCCATTGCTCTGGCAATAGGAGCAAAGTTTGTACCATTGAGGAAACCAAAAAAATTGCCTG GCAAAGTTATTTCTCAAGAGTATATTCTGGAATATGGAAGAGACTGTCTTGAGATGCATGTTGGAGCCGTTGAACCTGGTGAGCGTGCTTTAGTGGTTGATGATTTGATTGCCACTGGTGGAACTCTCTGTGCAGCCATGGACTTACTAG AGCGAGTGGGAGCAGAGGTAGTGGAGTGCGGATGTGTAATTGAATTGCCAGAATTAAAA GGCCGTGAACGGTTGAACGGGAAGGCCTTGTATGTGTTAGTGGAATGTTTTGAGTGCTGTCAGTAG
- the LOC100791569 gene encoding adenine phosphoribosyltransferase 4 isoform X2: MSTYRDEDPRLHDIKTKIRVVPNFPKPGIEARGFIFGSPIALAIGAKFVPLRKPKKLPGKVISQEYILEYGRDCLEMHVGAVEPGERALVVDDLIATGGTLCAAMDLLERVGAEVVECGCVIELPELKGRERLNGKALYVLVECFECCQ, encoded by the exons ATGTCGACTTACAGAGACGAGGATCCCCGTCTTCATGACATCAAAACTAAGATTCGTGTTGTCCCTAATTTCCCCAAACCTG gaATTGAAGCTCGGGGTTTCATTTTTGGTTCTCCCATTGCTCTGGCAATAGGAGCAAAGTTTGTACCATTGAGGAAACCAAAAAAATTGCCTG GCAAAGTTATTTCTCAAGAGTATATTCTGGAATATGGAAGAGACTGTCTTGAGATGCATGTTGGAGCCGTTGAACCTGGTGAGCGTGCTTTAGTGGTTGATGATTTGATTGCCACTGGTGGAACTCTCTGTGCAGCCATGGACTTACTAG AGCGAGTGGGAGCAGAGGTAGTGGAGTGCGGATGTGTAATTGAATTGCCAGAATTAAAA GGCCGTGAACGGTTGAACGGGAAGGCCTTGTATGTGTTAGTGGAATGTTTTGAGTGCTGTCAGTAG
- the LOC100792099 gene encoding uncharacterized protein translates to MASAWVKSWQCKSRAFEDVYHPHPKILSAGCRKSVESIKELVDIPKPKPRPRKPKPKPKPPLEKHPSSKYPSSTTKPEFEARTTMTRSRSSTTTTTTSSRGIIELPEGHPSRNVVEIIFHTSWGPKPFPGRVELIFKVQNAPRTVARFEEFREAVKARAAAGLAEGNDGEENARCIADGNEVMRFHCLGFAEDGVPYDGGGCAWSFPEKKGAAICTFSGSGGAHETAGGGKGRRAMLVCRVVAGRVSKQLGFLDSLLDKRVGFDSVSGDNGALLVFDSRAVLPCFLIIYRL, encoded by the coding sequence ATGGCGAGTGCATGGGTGAAGTCATGGCAGTGCAAGTCAAGAGCTTTCGAAGACGTTTACCATCCACACCCCAAAATCCTGAGTGCAGGTTGCAGAAAGAGCGTGGAGAGCATCAAAGAACTGGTGGATATACCCAAGCCCAAGCCTAGGCCCAGAAAgcccaagcccaagcccaagccACCTTTGGAGAAACATCCAAGCTCGAAATACCCATCATCAACAACCAAACCTGAATTCGAAGCACGAACCACCATGACACGTTCTCGAAGCAGCACTACGACAACGACAACCTCGTCGCGTGGCATCATTGAACTTCCCGAAGGCCACCCTTCGCGCAACGTTGTCGAAATCATCTTCCACACAAGCTGGGGCCCCAAGCCCTTCCCGGGTCGGGTCGAACTGATTTTCAAGGTGCAGAACGCGCCGCGCACCGTGGCGCGGTTCGAGGAGTTTCGCGAGGCGGTGAAGGCACGCGCCGCGGCGGGGCTCGCCGAGGGCAACGACGGCGAGGAGAACGCGCGATGCATCGCCGACGGGAACGAGGTCATGCGGTTTCATTGCTTGGGTTTTGCCGAGGACGGTGTACCCTACGACGGTGGTGGCTGTGCATGGTCATTTCCGGAGAAGAAGGGGGCGGCGATTTGTACTTTCTCCGGAAGCGGCGGCGCGCATGAGACAGCCGGCGGAGGAAAGGGGAGAAGGGCCATGCTGGTTTGTCGGGTCGTGGCGGGTCGGGTCTCGAAGCAACTCGGGTTTCTTGACTCGTTGTTGGACAAGCGAGTCGGGTTCGACTCGGTGAGTGGGGATAACGGCGCGTTGTTAGTGTTTGACTCGCGTGCGGTATTGCCCTGCTTTCTTATTATTTACAGgttgtaa